The Medicago truncatula cultivar Jemalong A17 chromosome 4, MtrunA17r5.0-ANR, whole genome shotgun sequence genome includes a region encoding these proteins:
- the LOC112419510 gene encoding putative pentatricopeptide repeat-containing protein At3g15200 isoform X2, translating into MPMTKQLSVAIIDSNPALSSGLCIKKEDPPDPRVSTVTPASISFLQEAGAWKYVEQNRHAYFKKMQVWDYTGFGYARYDAGDVNKDFLGCVAENKVLHSSLLSCIKEHEKKPIITTLYNNLQTPRNPHSPHRFLKILETHHQRFLHSHHDSPSQASFIQNLLKFRRDKPTEQIERALNLTGIHPDNNLVLQVLQRHRSDWKPAFIFFKWVSKTNNYTPSCEVYNEIINILGKMKCFEELHQVLDEMSQRKEFINEETFCILIRRFVAAHKLEEAINIFYRREEFGLDNELDSEAFRTLLMWMCRYKHIEEAETLFHRNLNKFGFCRDIKTWNVILNGWCVLGNTHEAKRLWKDIIAYKCKPDIFTYATFIKAMTKKGKLGTALKLFNGMWKEESCKPDVVICNCLIDGLCFKKRIPQALQVFHDMKERDCLPNVATYNSLIKHLCKIRRMEKVYELVEDMERRSGDCLPNGVTYSYLLQSLKAPEEVPAVLERMERNGCAMSDDICNLVLRLYMKWDDLDGLRKTWDEMERNGLGPDRRSYTIMIHGHYENGRTKDAMRYFREMTSKGIVLEPRTEKLVISMNGQLKERTEKQEGVEIEASNV; encoded by the exons ATGCCAATGACAAAGCAGTTGAGCGTGGCAATTATTGACAGCAATCCTGCTCTGAGTAGTGGCTTGTGTATCAAAAAGGAAGACCCCCCTGATCCTAGAGTCAGTACAGTAACTCCTGCTTCTATATCATTTCTCCAAG AGGCTGGTGCTTGGAAATATGTTGAACAGAACAGACatgcttattttaaaaagatgcag GTCTGGGATTATACTGGTTTTGGGTATGCTAGATACGATGCAGGAGATGTAAATAAAGACTTTCTAGG GTGTGTAGCAGAGAATAAAGTTCTTCATAGTTCCTTATTGTCATGCATAAAG GAGCATGAGAAGAAGCCAATTATCACAACCTTGTACAACAATCTCCAAACACCTCGGAACCCACATTCCCCTCATCGTTTCCTCAAAATCCTCGAAACTCATCATCAACGATTCCTTCACTCACACCATGATTCACCATCACAAGCTTCGTTCATCCAAAACCTTCTCAAATTCCGCAGAGACAAACCCACAGAACAAATCGAACGAGCTCTTAACCTCACTGGAATTCACCCCGACAACAACCTTGTCCTCCAAGTTTTGCAACGGCATCGTTCCGATTGGAAACCAGCGTTTATATTCTTCAAATGGGTCTCCAAAACCAACAACTACACACCCAGTTGCGAAGTGTACAACGAGATTATCAACATTCTCGGTAAAATGAAGTGTTTCGAAGAGTTACACCAAGTGCTTGATGAAATGTCGCAAAGAAAAGAATTTATTAATGAAGAAACATTTTGCATTTTAATTCGTAGGTTTGTGGCTGCACATAAACTGGAGGAAGCTATTAACATTTTCTACAGAAGGGAAGAGTTTGGATTGGATAATGAGCTTGATTCGGAAGCTTTTCGGACTCTTTTGATGTGGATGTGTAGATACAAGCATATCGAAGAAGCTGAAACTTTGTTTCATAGGAATTTGAATAAGTTTGGGTTTTGTCGTGATATAAAGACGTGGAACGTGATTCTTAATGGTTGGTGTGTTTTAGGGAATACACATGAAGCGAAGAGGTTGTGGAAAGATATAATTGCGTATAAATGTAAGCCTGATATTTTCACATATGCAACTTTTATTAAGGCGATGACTAAGAAAGGGAAATTGGGAACTGCTTTGAAGTTGTTCAATGGGATGTGGAAAGAGGAGAGTTGTAAACCTGATGTTGTGATATGCAATTGTTTGATTGATGGTCTTTGTTTCAAGAAGAGGATTCCTCAGGCATTGCAGGTTTTTCATGATATGAAGGAACGAGATTGTTTACCGAATGTAGCTACTTATAACTCATTGATTAAGCATCTTTGTAAGATAAGGCGAATGGAGAAGGTTTATGAATTGGTAGAGGATATGGAGAGGAGGAGCGGGGATTGTTTGCCTAATGGTGTTACTTATAGTTACTTGCTACAGTCGTTGAAGGCACCGGAAGAAGTTCCCGCAGTTTTGGAGAGGATGGAGAGAAATGGATGTGCAATGAGCGATGATATCTGCAATTTGGTCTTGAGATTGTATATGAAATGGGATGATCTTGATGGATTGAGAAAAACATGGGATGAAATGGAGAGGAATGGATTGGGACCGGACAGACGTTCGTATACCATTATGATTCATGGACACTATGAAAATGGGAGGACAAAGGATGCTATGCGTTACTTCCGGGAGATGACATCTAAAGGGATAGTTCTGGAGCCAAGAACTGAGAAACTAGTGATTTCCATGAACGGTCAGTTGAAGGAGAGAACAGAAAAACAAGAAGGAGTTGAAATAGAGGCATCTAATGTTTGA
- the LOC112419510 gene encoding ubiquinone biosynthesis monooxygenase COQ6, mitochondrial isoform X3 — translation MNRVIKKTVSNVFALKIPRKCFCSQAVKVDASTNLLPSNEHEKKPIISQIIPEYDVAIVGGGMVGMALACFLACMPMTKQLSVAIIDSNPALSSGLCIKKEDPPDPRVSTVTPASISFLQEAGAWKYVEQNRHAYFKKMQVWDYTGFGYARYDAGDVNKDFLGCVAENKVLHSSLLSCIKDSDFKTTFYPSRLTSMTLNTNSMSVVEENTPSKEPSPAQGHASKLELSDGSSIYAKLVVGADGGKSRVRELEGFKTTGWNYSQNAIICTVEHTSANHCAWQRFLPNGPIALLPMGENFSNIVWTMSPTESNDRKSITEEMFLKDVNSALDYGYGPHPTSSSLGARDIFSWLKMDGTLSANEPFEIPPKAIRLASERMVFPLSLRHANSYATKRVVLIGDAAHTIHPLAGQGVNLGFGDAYSLSRVIAEGIALGSDIGEVNLLKKYEQERKPANVTMMAILDGFQKAYSIDFGPFNFLRGAAFRGANFVSPLKRSIISYASGERKLPIFF, via the exons ATGAATAG GGTTATAAAGAAGACTGTTTCAAATGTCTTTGCACTCAAAATTCCAAGGAAGTGTTTTTGTTCTCAGGCTGTTAAAGTTGATGCTTCCACTAATTTACTACCTTCCAAT GAGCATGAGAAGAAGCCAATTATTAGCCAAATTATTCCAGAATATGATGTTGCTATTGTTGGAGGAGGCATGGTTGGCATGGCTTTAGCTTGTTTCTTAG CTTGTATGCCAATGACAAAGCAGTTGAGCGTGGCAATTATTGACAGCAATCCTGCTCTGAGTAGTGGCTTGTGTATCAAAAAGGAAGACCCCCCTGATCCTAGAGTCAGTACAGTAACTCCTGCTTCTATATCATTTCTCCAAG AGGCTGGTGCTTGGAAATATGTTGAACAGAACAGACatgcttattttaaaaagatgcag GTCTGGGATTATACTGGTTTTGGGTATGCTAGATACGATGCAGGAGATGTAAATAAAGACTTTCTAGG GTGTGTAGCAGAGAATAAAGTTCTTCATAGTTCCTTATTGTCATGCATAAAG GATTCTGATTTCAAGACAACATTCTATCCGTCGAGGTTAACTTCAATGACTTTAAATACAAACTCTATGTCCGTAGTGGAGGAGAATACGCCATCCAAAGAACCTTCACCTGCTCAAGGGCATGCTTCAAAGCTGGAACTTAGTGATGGCAGTAGCATATATGCCAAGTTGGTG GTTGGTGCTGATGGAGGAAAATCACGCGTTAGAGAATTAGAAGGATTCAAAACAACTGGATGGAATTACTCTCAGAATGCTATCATCTGCACTGTAGAGCATACTTCTGCTAACCATTGTGCATGGCAACGGTTTCTACCTAACGGTCCAATTGCACTTCTACCCATGGGTGAAAATTTTAGCAATATTGTTTGGACCATGAGTCCAACAGAGTCAAACGACCGCAAATCAATCACTGAAGAAATGTTTTTGAAAGACGTGAATTCTGCTTTAGATTATGGATATGGACCTCATCCTACGTCAAGCTCATTAGGAGCTCGTGACATATTTTCTTGGCTTAAAATGGACGGAACTTTATCAGCTAATGAACCCTTTGAAATTCCTCCAAAAGCAATAAGATTGGCATCTGAAAGGATGGTGTTTCCTCTGTCCTTACGGCATGCCAATTCCTATGCAACGAAGCGCGTTGTTCTAATAGGAGATGCAGCCCACACGATCCATCCTCTTGCTGGTCAAGGAGTTAATTTGGGTTTTGGAGATGCATATTCTCTTTCAAGAGTTATTGCTGAGGGAATTGCTTTGGGATCCGATATTGGAGAG GTAaatttgttaaagaagtacGAGCAGGAGAGGAAACCAGCAAATGTTACGATGATGGCAATCCTTGATGGTTTCCAAAAAGCTTACTCTATTGATTTTGGACCTTTTAATTTTCTGCGAGGCGCAGCCTTCAGAGGAGCAAACTTTGTATCACCACTTAAGAGAAGCATCATTTCTTATGCTTCAGGGGAGAGAAAATTGCCCATTTTCTTCTGA
- the LOC112419510 gene encoding putative pentatricopeptide repeat-containing protein At3g15200 isoform X1 — MNRVIKKTVSNVFALKIPRKCFCSQAVKVDASTNLLPSNEHEKKPIISQIIPEYDVAIVGGGMVGMALACFLACMPMTKQLSVAIIDSNPALSSGLCIKKEDPPDPRVSTVTPASISFLQEAGAWKYVEQNRHAYFKKMQVWDYTGFGYARYDAGDVNKDFLGCVAENKVLHSSLLSCIKEHEKKPIITTLYNNLQTPRNPHSPHRFLKILETHHQRFLHSHHDSPSQASFIQNLLKFRRDKPTEQIERALNLTGIHPDNNLVLQVLQRHRSDWKPAFIFFKWVSKTNNYTPSCEVYNEIINILGKMKCFEELHQVLDEMSQRKEFINEETFCILIRRFVAAHKLEEAINIFYRREEFGLDNELDSEAFRTLLMWMCRYKHIEEAETLFHRNLNKFGFCRDIKTWNVILNGWCVLGNTHEAKRLWKDIIAYKCKPDIFTYATFIKAMTKKGKLGTALKLFNGMWKEESCKPDVVICNCLIDGLCFKKRIPQALQVFHDMKERDCLPNVATYNSLIKHLCKIRRMEKVYELVEDMERRSGDCLPNGVTYSYLLQSLKAPEEVPAVLERMERNGCAMSDDICNLVLRLYMKWDDLDGLRKTWDEMERNGLGPDRRSYTIMIHGHYENGRTKDAMRYFREMTSKGIVLEPRTEKLVISMNGQLKERTEKQEGVEIEASNV, encoded by the exons ATGAATAG GGTTATAAAGAAGACTGTTTCAAATGTCTTTGCACTCAAAATTCCAAGGAAGTGTTTTTGTTCTCAGGCTGTTAAAGTTGATGCTTCCACTAATTTACTACCTTCCAAT GAGCATGAGAAGAAGCCAATTATTAGCCAAATTATTCCAGAATATGATGTTGCTATTGTTGGAGGAGGCATGGTTGGCATGGCTTTAGCTTGTTTCTTAG CTTGTATGCCAATGACAAAGCAGTTGAGCGTGGCAATTATTGACAGCAATCCTGCTCTGAGTAGTGGCTTGTGTATCAAAAAGGAAGACCCCCCTGATCCTAGAGTCAGTACAGTAACTCCTGCTTCTATATCATTTCTCCAAG AGGCTGGTGCTTGGAAATATGTTGAACAGAACAGACatgcttattttaaaaagatgcag GTCTGGGATTATACTGGTTTTGGGTATGCTAGATACGATGCAGGAGATGTAAATAAAGACTTTCTAGG GTGTGTAGCAGAGAATAAAGTTCTTCATAGTTCCTTATTGTCATGCATAAAG GAGCATGAGAAGAAGCCAATTATCACAACCTTGTACAACAATCTCCAAACACCTCGGAACCCACATTCCCCTCATCGTTTCCTCAAAATCCTCGAAACTCATCATCAACGATTCCTTCACTCACACCATGATTCACCATCACAAGCTTCGTTCATCCAAAACCTTCTCAAATTCCGCAGAGACAAACCCACAGAACAAATCGAACGAGCTCTTAACCTCACTGGAATTCACCCCGACAACAACCTTGTCCTCCAAGTTTTGCAACGGCATCGTTCCGATTGGAAACCAGCGTTTATATTCTTCAAATGGGTCTCCAAAACCAACAACTACACACCCAGTTGCGAAGTGTACAACGAGATTATCAACATTCTCGGTAAAATGAAGTGTTTCGAAGAGTTACACCAAGTGCTTGATGAAATGTCGCAAAGAAAAGAATTTATTAATGAAGAAACATTTTGCATTTTAATTCGTAGGTTTGTGGCTGCACATAAACTGGAGGAAGCTATTAACATTTTCTACAGAAGGGAAGAGTTTGGATTGGATAATGAGCTTGATTCGGAAGCTTTTCGGACTCTTTTGATGTGGATGTGTAGATACAAGCATATCGAAGAAGCTGAAACTTTGTTTCATAGGAATTTGAATAAGTTTGGGTTTTGTCGTGATATAAAGACGTGGAACGTGATTCTTAATGGTTGGTGTGTTTTAGGGAATACACATGAAGCGAAGAGGTTGTGGAAAGATATAATTGCGTATAAATGTAAGCCTGATATTTTCACATATGCAACTTTTATTAAGGCGATGACTAAGAAAGGGAAATTGGGAACTGCTTTGAAGTTGTTCAATGGGATGTGGAAAGAGGAGAGTTGTAAACCTGATGTTGTGATATGCAATTGTTTGATTGATGGTCTTTGTTTCAAGAAGAGGATTCCTCAGGCATTGCAGGTTTTTCATGATATGAAGGAACGAGATTGTTTACCGAATGTAGCTACTTATAACTCATTGATTAAGCATCTTTGTAAGATAAGGCGAATGGAGAAGGTTTATGAATTGGTAGAGGATATGGAGAGGAGGAGCGGGGATTGTTTGCCTAATGGTGTTACTTATAGTTACTTGCTACAGTCGTTGAAGGCACCGGAAGAAGTTCCCGCAGTTTTGGAGAGGATGGAGAGAAATGGATGTGCAATGAGCGATGATATCTGCAATTTGGTCTTGAGATTGTATATGAAATGGGATGATCTTGATGGATTGAGAAAAACATGGGATGAAATGGAGAGGAATGGATTGGGACCGGACAGACGTTCGTATACCATTATGATTCATGGACACTATGAAAATGGGAGGACAAAGGATGCTATGCGTTACTTCCGGGAGATGACATCTAAAGGGATAGTTCTGGAGCCAAGAACTGAGAAACTAGTGATTTCCATGAACGGTCAGTTGAAGGAGAGAACAGAAAAACAAGAAGGAGTTGAAATAGAGGCATCTAATGTTTGA
- the LOC25486837 gene encoding cleavage stimulation factor subunit 50 — MHQYNCWFSRFVLSCGKDSTIKLWEVGSGRLVKQYLGAIHTQLRCQAIFNATEEFILSIDELNNEVIIWDAMTTEIVAKWPSNHVGAPRWLEHSPVESAFISCGTDRSIRFWKEV, encoded by the exons ATGCATCAATATAACTGTTGGTTTTCTAGGTTTGTCCTCTCCTGTGGGAAGGATTCTACCATAAAGCTTTGGGAGGTTGGCTCAGGCAGATTAGTCAAACAATATCTCGGTGCCATACACACACAACTGAGATGTCAG GCTATTTTCAATGCAACAGAAGAATTTATTCTCTCCATAGATGAACTGAACAACGAG GTCATTATCTGGGATGCGATGACAACAGAAATAGTAGCGAAATGGCCTTCTAATCATGTTGGTGCACCGCGCTGGCTTGAACACTCCCCTGTAGAGTCTGCTTTTATTTCATGTGGAACTGATAGATCAATTAGATTCTGGAAGGAGGTTTAA